The Triticum dicoccoides isolate Atlit2015 ecotype Zavitan chromosome 6A, WEW_v2.0, whole genome shotgun sequence genome has a window encoding:
- the LOC119316722 gene encoding uncharacterized protein LOC119316722: MAYASFSFLPCSSLLEVSLLPPQDAGRSPPSMLSPPLPQAARLYSSARKKNGKGIEEDNAEAQEQERLAILKARNSDDFERFGSFTFSNLKEDFGGRASQRQNKRKKVSQRLTS; this comes from the exons ATGGCCTATGCTAGCTT CAGTTTCTTACCCTGTTCCAGTCTGCTGGAAGTGTCTCTGCTGCCTCCCCAAGATGCTGGAAGGTCACCTCCATCGATGCTCTCTCCGCCGCTTCCGCAAGCCGCCAGACTGTACAGTTCTGCAAG GAAAAAGAATGGAAAAGGAATAGAAGAAGACAAtgctgaagcacaagagcaagagagGCTAGCTATACTTAAAGCAAGGAATAGTGATGATTTTGAACGATTTGGGTCCTTTACATTCTCAAATCTAAAAGAAGATTTTGGAGGACGAGCCAGTCAGcgacaaaataaaagaaagaag GTTTCTCAAAGATTGACAAGTTGA